The segment AAGAACTCCTCGGGCACGCGCGCGGTGGACGCCGTCGACGCCGACGTTTTCACGGCCCTGGAGAGCCTTGCGTGTGCGGTGGAGACCGGCGACAGCGGAGCCGTGCGCCAGCGTCTCGACGACATGCAGGCTCTGCGGAGCAATGTCGTGCAACTTCGCGGCGCCGTCGGCTCCTGGGACGTGCGGCTGCAGGCCAGCCAGGACGCACTGGAGGACGCCAGGCTGCGGTACCAGGAGATCCTCGCGGACCGTGAGAGCATCGATCTCGCCGCCGGGGTCACCGAGTACGCTGCCCAGGAGACAGCCTACAAGGCGACGCTGAGCGTCCTCGGGCAGATTCTACAATTGCCGACGCTTTTCGATCTGACGGGCTAGAGCGGCGAGAGTACCAAAGGGCCAAGGGCCGTGGAGGTAGACAATGCAGTTGCTTTCCCCACGATGTGGACTCCTGGAGTGCGCGGAGTCCGATGCTCTCCATGTGGCGGAGGGGATCGCTCCCTTCGACAGGGCGACGCGTTATGTAATGGTGGCACGGGAGGAGGAATGGCCCTTTGCGTGGCTGCAGAGCCTTGACGAGCCGGCCCTGGCCTTCGTTGTCGCACCCCTCGAGATGCTCTTCCCGGATCGTGCCGAGGAGGCCCTCTGTGCCTATGCAAAAGGTGAGGAGGCCTGCAACAGTTCCCTCCTCGCCGCCTATGGCATCGTTGTCCTCGACCGAGACCCGGCCAGGCTGACCATCAATCTTCTGGCGCCGCTGGTCGTCGACTTCGAGCGAAAGCGGGCACGGCAGATCATCCTTGACGGGCCGCTGGAGCAGACTCGCGAGTTGCTGGAACCCGCTCTGCGATCCCTGGCTCACGCATGACGGACGGCGTGTGCCTTGCTTGAGGCTCATGATGCTGGTGCTCACACGGACAGCAGGCGAGGAAATATGTATCGGCCCGGACATCCGCGTGCGAGTGCTTTCGCTGCGCGGAGGTCAGGTGCGTCTGGGCATTGAGGCACCCGGTGAAGTCACGATTCACCGGGCTGAGCTGGTGGAGGCTGTGTCGCGGCAGAATGCGGCAGCGAGTCAGCCGGATGCCGCCGTTCTCGACCTCGTGACGCGCTCGGCCCAGGCTCACGCTCGCCCCGAGTCCTGACCTCGCGCCCTTCCCCGGATAGTCCCTCCGAGTGGTTTACCTCACCGTTACATTCGAGCCGTCAAGCGCAGAGACCTCAGGCCGATGTGAGTAGTGCGCACACCCGCAGGGCGGTTCGGCAGCCGGTTGCAGTCGCCACCGTCCCTGCACACCCCGGGGAGCTAGGCCAGCACCCACAACAGGCAAGCATGGAAGCTGCCTGCAGGCGGCCGGAGGATTCGGCCACCTCTTCAAGGAGGAAACGACCAGATGTCTCTCACCCGTATCAACCACAATATCACTGCCATGAACGCTCAGCGGAACCTGTCCTTGAACACCAATCGGGTCGGTCAGAGCATGGAGCGGCTGAGCTCCGGTCTGCGGATCAACCGCGCTGCGGACGATCCGGCCGGACTGGTGATGTCCGAGACCCTGCGAGCTCAGATCTCCGGTATGGACGTCGTGCAGCAGAACGTATCGGAAGGCGTCAACCTGATCAAGACGGCAGAGGGCGCGCTCACCGAGGTCAACTCCCTGCTACGGCAGATCAACGACCTGGCGCTGGACTCGGCGTCGAACAGCACCAACACGGCGGACACCCGGTCGGCTCTGCAGCGACAGGTTGAGTCCGCGCTGAACACCATCAACAAGATCGCCAACAACACCAAGTACGCCGGGCTGAACCTGCTTGACGGTAGCGCAGGCACCGCCGCGACAACGCTGGACACGACCAACATCGCCTCAGCCCAGCTCAGTTCCTCGGCGGCCGCAGGCTATGCCAGCGTGAACGTGACGAGCGCCGCGACCAAGGCGTCCCATGATGGCACCAACACTTACGCCACCGCAGCCACTGCGCTCGACAACGCGGGCACAATCACCATCAACGGCACCTCCATCGGCACCTTCGCCACCACCGACAAGGTCCAGACGGTCGTTGATGCCATCAACGCAAAGACGGGCCAGACCGGTGTGACAGCCACCTGGGACACCGACCATGTCCAGCTCGACCAGGCCGGCTTCGGCAGTGACAAGGGCATCATCTACGTGGAGACTGCCGACGTCCTCAACGGCGGGTCGACCGCTGTGAAGTATGGCACCGATGCTGCGGCGACGGTCACGGGAGGCGCTGCAGGGACCTACAATCAGGGCAAGGGCCTGCAACTGAAGGACGCCGCCGGCGACATCATCAACCTCACGGCGGCCGGCAACTCGGTTGCCAACCATGCGAATGCCGTCTACGTGACCCAGGGCAGTGTGTCCTTCCAGATCGGCCTGACGGCCAGCGAGACAGCGAGTACCACGATCTCGAGTTGCACGGCAACGGCGCTGGGGATCAACGGCACGGACATCGCGACGGTTGCCGGGGCCCAGACCGCTCTGACGGCTATCGCCGATGCCATCAAGAACGTCAGCTCGCTGCGAGGCCAGCTCGGAGCCTTCCAGTCCAACGAACTCGAGGCGCAGGGCCGCTCACTGGCCACCGCTCGCGAGAATCTGGCAGCCTCTGAGAGCGCCATCCGCGACACGGACTTCGGCGAGGAGATGGCCGAGTACTCGACGGCTCAGATCCTGGTAC is part of the Armatimonadia bacterium genome and harbors:
- a CDS encoding flagellar assembly protein FliW; its protein translation is MQLLSPRCGLLECAESDALHVAEGIAPFDRATRYVMVAREEEWPFAWLQSLDEPALAFVVAPLEMLFPDRAEEALCAYAKGEEACNSSLLAAYGIVVLDRDPARLTINLLAPLVVDFERKRARQIILDGPLEQTRELLEPALRSLAHA
- the csrA gene encoding carbon storage regulator CsrA, giving the protein MMLVLTRTAGEEICIGPDIRVRVLSLRGGQVRLGIEAPGEVTIHRAELVEAVSRQNAAASQPDAAVLDLVTRSAQAHARPES
- a CDS encoding flagellin; translated protein: MSLTRINHNITAMNAQRNLSLNTNRVGQSMERLSSGLRINRAADDPAGLVMSETLRAQISGMDVVQQNVSEGVNLIKTAEGALTEVNSLLRQINDLALDSASNSTNTADTRSALQRQVESALNTINKIANNTKYAGLNLLDGSAGTAATTLDTTNIASAQLSSSAAAGYASVNVTSAATKASHDGTNTYATAATALDNAGTITINGTSIGTFATTDKVQTVVDAINAKTGQTGVTATWDTDHVQLDQAGFGSDKGIIYVETADVLNGGSTAVKYGTDAAATVTGGAAGTYNQGKGLQLKDAAGDIINLTAAGNSVANHANAVYVTQGSVSFQIGLTASETASTTISSCTATALGINGTDIATVAGAQTALTAIADAIKNVSSLRGQLGAFQSNELEAQGRSLATARENLAASESAIRDTDFGEEMAEYSTAQILVQSATAFLAQANSLPQNVLQLIQG